DNA sequence from the Candidatus Schekmanbacteria bacterium RIFCSPLOWO2_02_FULL_38_14 genome:
GGAGAGCAGCTTAAGATGATAAAAGATATGGGGCTTTCCTGCATATCTCTTTTTGGAACCATCATTGCCATATTTGTTGGAATAAGCCTTGTCTTTAAGGAGATTGACAAGAAAACAATCTATACAATTATAGCCAAGCCTGTTAGCCGCAAGCAGTTTCTTCTTGGAAAATTTCTGGGATTAATTTTGGTGCTGCTGATAAATGTTCTGATAATGTCAGCAGGTGTTTTGCTGGTCATTCTCGGAATCTCAGGGACTTTTGAATGGAACCTTTTGAATGCAATCTTCCTCATTTTCATTGAACTGATGGTAATAACTTCCATTGCCGTTCTTTTTTCAACCTTTTCTACTCCATTCCTTAGCGGCATATTTACTCTTGCTTTTTTCATAATAGGCCATCTAAGCGAGGATATAAAAAAGCTTGGCGAGAAATCAAACGGGCTTGTAAAGTTTCTGACTTCGGCAGTGTACTATATTCTTCCAAACCTTGATAATTTTAATATCAAGGGGAAGGTGGTCTATGACCAGCCAGTAGGAATAGAGTTTTATGCCTTTAGCATTGCTTACGGACTTCTCTACATAATACTCATAATGACGATTGCGGTGCTGATATTTGATAGAAGGGATTTTAAATAAAATATGAATGCCGAAGGTTCGCTTTCTTTAAGATTTTTTATCCCTGAGGCCAAAATGTGCTGATTTTATTTAAGCTGTTAAAATGGCAGTAAGTATTTACAAGCTCATCAGCCCATTTTTCAAGTGAGTACTTTTCTTCAACTGTCTTTCTTGCTTTTTCCCCCATTTTCTCTCTCAGGTTTTTATCTTCAATAAGAAGTGTAAGTTTTTTTATCCATTCCTCATTGTTTTCTGCCAGAAATCCGTTTTCGCCATCCTTTATAATCTCAGAATTGACTCCAACAGGGCTGCTGACAGTTGGAAGCCCGCATGCCATATATTGAAGAAGTTTTGCTCCGCATTTTCCCTTAGTCCATTCATTGTTCGGCAGAGGCATTATCCCGATATCTGCGCTTCTCAGATCCTTAACCTCATCTTCATAGCTCCATTTTTTAAAAATTATATCAACTCCTTCAATTATTAAATTTTTTGATGAGATTATTTTAAGGCTGATGTTAAATTTCTCAGAGAGGATATTAAAAACTTCTTTTAATGAAAAAAGATAGGACAGGTTATAGGAAAGACCAACCCATGAGATTGTTATCCTTTCAGCCTTGTAACTTTCTTTGCCCTTATACCTGTCTGTATCAATTACAGTAGGAATAACCTTAACTTCATTGTTAAATTTTCTGGCAAATTCTGCTAAGTATTTATTCCCGACAATTGCTCCTGTAACATTTCTTAAGTTTTTCTCCATTTTCTTCCTGTGTAAAAAAGTTAGATAAATTGCATCGTCGAATTCTATTACCATATTCTTGTTCAATCTTTTTACAAGATATTCAGGAAAAGCAGGCAGATACGGAAAGATTTGATGTTCGATAATTACAAGGTTAAATTTTTTTACATCAAAAATATGACTGAGCCTTATAAAAAATCTGTAAGCAGAATAAAAAGTTTTTAAAATTGTCCTGATAATGGGATTATCAATTTCAATTATTCTGAAATATGTTTCTGTGAAAAGCGGTCTAACTTCACAGTGAATCCCGTGTTTGTTTAAATAAGGGATGTACTGGTAAATTCTGTACCTGCTGCTTGGACCAATCTCTGAGGTTTTAGAAAGATATAAGACCTTCATAATATATTATTTAAACTTTTCCTGAACGGCTTTAATGAGAAGCTTGGAATACATATTTTTTTTGTACACAAACCACTGGTGAATATCTAAATCATGGACACTTTTTTTCTCACTGATAAAAGACCTCTTCTCTAAAATTTCAGGAAGGAGTTTAAAGCATGTGAGGAGATTCTTGAAAACATACGGGCTAAAGAAAAGATTTTGTAAAAAATCGAAGAACTCGTATATCAGGATATGATGAATATCTTTCAGAAGATTTTTGATGGAATCATTCTTCATGAGGGTTAAAATGCGGTTTTTAAAAATCAGGGTTTTTTCTGCTTTCTTATCTCTTGAATGCCCCCTCGCATGATAGGCAACTGCCTTAGAATTATAATAGGATTTCCATCCCATAAGCTGGCTTCTCCAGCACAAATCCACATCTTCCCAGTAGGAAAAGAAGTCTTCATCAAAATATTCTCCTTTTATCTTAACTCCTTCAAGCATTTCTTTACGATAAAGAGAAGCTGCAGCACATACACTAAAAACATATCCTGACATATCATACTGTCCCTTATCTTCTTCATTTTCCCCGCGGTCCTTGAAATATCTGCACTTATAGGCAATATGGCCTGTGCTGTCTATTATGGCTGCTGTTTGAGGAAAAGGTTTTTTCAACAACTTCCCTGTTACAGCTCCAATTTTTTTGTCTTCATCAGCCTTACCCAAAAGCTCTTCAATATAATTTCCTTCCATTGCCACATCCGGATTGAGGAGGAGGAGATAATCCCCCTTAGCCATTGCTATTGCCTGGTTATTTGCCCTTGCAAATCCAAGATTTTCTCTGTTTTTTATCAAAGTGATTGGAAGGGGGAAAGAATTTAAGAGTTCAATAGTGTTGTCTGCAGAGGCATTATCAACAACTATTACTTCATAATCCCTGGTAGCTTGAGAAACAATCGAATTTAAACATTCCTTTATACAGTCTGAACTATTCAGCGTTATAATTATTATTGATACCATTTAAAATTGCCGTCAGAAAGCCTCCAAGATTTTTTTTAAAATTTTTTTAACCATTGGATGGTTATTGAAGAAAGGTCTTACTTTGGATTTTAAACTGCTAATTGTACTCCCCTTTATTAATGGAAGCTGTGTTCCCATAGATTCATTAACTGCCCAGTATAAAAATTCATAGTCCACTCCCTTTATCTTGCTCTCAGTAGCATTTCTTCTGAAACTGTCATGACTTTTAATCAGGGAGAGTTTATTTTCTTCACAGTAAGCAAAGAGGTCACTCCCGTGATGAGGGGTAAAAAATGCAGGACTATAGTGATCAGGCTTAATCGCCTTCATCATATTAACTGTATCCATCACCTCTTCTTTGGTTTCTGTAGGAACTCCAAACATATAATTTGCCCATATCTTTATTCCGTATTTCCTGCAGATATCAGCAGCTCTGTAATTATGCTCTACTTTTGTCCCCTTGCGGAGGAAATTTAATATTCTCTGGTTTCCGCTCTCAAATCCTATAAAATAAAGGCTCAGTCCCGAATCTGCCATAAGTTTTACCATATCTTCATTGTTGCAGACAATGTCAGCCCTTGTCTGGCAGGCAAAAGGCTGAGTGAACCTGTTTTCTCTGTATTTCTCACAAAACTCTTTAACCCAGTCCCTGTCCTCTGTGAGACAATCATCGTGGATCATCATACTTTTGAAATTATACTTTTTTCTCAACTCATTAAGTTCTAAGATTACATTGTCCACATTTCTTCTTCTCACTTTCTTCCCGAATAAAATTCTTTCAGCAGGTTGGCAGAAGCTACAATTATAGATGCATCCACGGCCTGCAATTATTGTAACAAAAGGCGGGTTGAATCCTTCAACAGGCAGAGGGAATTCCAAATCTCCAAAAAGCTCTCTGTCTGCAAAGGGGAGGCTGTCAAGGTCAGGTTTTTCGCCTTCAATAATTCTCTGCGAAGAGCCACCGCTTCCAATCTCTTCAAGCAATTTAGTAAAGCTAATCTCTCCCTCTCCGGTTATTATGTAATCTATTTTTCTATCAGTTTTTACTTCATCAACCATTATGCTTGGATGAGGTCCGCCAACTATCACTTTTGTATCAGGGCTAATCTCTTTAATAATCTTAATACACTTCATTGCAGGGTTATAATCTACACTCATCATTGTTATTCCCACAGCATCAGGAGACCTTCTCTTTATCTCCTCAGCAAAGTGCTCCCAGCCCTTAAGTCTCCTTAAATCTATAAGCCCGGGATTGAATCCATGCTTTTTTGCATAGGCACTTATCAAACAGAGGCCATGGCTTATCCATGACTCTTCCATCCCTTTACCGAAGCTGTCAAATCCTACAGCAGATATAGAAGGAAAGATTAAATCTACCTGCATTTTTTCTGTTTCTTTTTAAAAAAACTTGGGCTAAAAAAAAATTTTTCCATATAAGCTTTAGAAACCTTTCTTTTATTCTGAACTTCCCTTCTCTTTTTTACCATTATGGGCAACAATTTTAAAGATAAAAATGGGACCTTTAGCACATAAAAATTCTTTTGATAAAGATGGGACAGATAAAACCATGTTTCTCTGATAAGAATTTTTGGAAGATGTTTTAATATATTGGAGATCAGGCTATTTTTGAATATTGCAAGATACCTGTTTCTATAACCAATAGTATAGTAACCTTTTCTTATCCTTTCATCATCCCTTCTTGTAGCACCCCGCTCGTGATATGCAATTGCCTCTGGCGTATAGATACACCTCCAGCCATAAAGCTGTGCCCTCCAGGCAAGGTCTACATCCTCTACATATATAAAGAAGTCCTCATCAAAATATTCATCACCTACTTTTACATCTTCAAGCATCTTTCTCTTATATAATGGCGCTGCACCTGAGGCGCCAAAAACAAACTCATGTTTTGCAAACTGACCACTATCCAGGGTATTCTCACCCCTGTCAGAGGGATACATATTGTTCATGGTTATTCCGGTGGTGTCCAATATATCAGAAATATTATATTCAAATTTTTTGTATAGTTTCCCTGAAACCATTCCAATATCATTAAACAAATTGGCTGCTTTAAGCATCTCCTCCACAAAGTTAGAAGAAAAAATAATATCGAAATTTAAAATAAGGATATATTCTCCTTTATAAATTTTTATAGCCTGATTATGGGCTTTGCTAAACCCCATATTATCTTTGTTCTCTATAAGTTTTATGCTATGGGAATCAGACTTTAAAAACTCTAGAGAGCCATCAGTAGAATGATTATCAACCACAATTACCTCAATATTTTTATAACTCTGACGTCTCAGGGATTCCAGACATTTTTTTATATCCTCTCCACCATTCCAGTTGACAATGGATATTGAAACCAGCTCTTTGCCGCTAAGCTCAATATTTTCTTGTTCTCTTATGATATGCATCCCAATAAGTTAAAAGATTCAGTTAAAAAATTATCATTGCAAGGATTAAAACACCCCAGAATAAAGCTATAAAAGGGAAGAGAATTAAAAAAAATATTGCTTTTAAACAATACATTAAAAGAGATATTAAAGAGGAAGCAAAGGTTTTTCCTTCTTTATAAATTTTATAAAGTATGGTTTCCTTTACCTTATTAGCAAATTGCTGAAGAGCAAAAATCTCTTTATTCTTTTCTTCTACAATTTTTGAGAGCTCTTCTATCTTTCTTATCATTTCATCTTTTTCTACTAAAAACCTCTTTGATTCATCATTCAGAAAAGAGATCCCAGTCATCTTTATAGCAGAAGAAATTTCTCCCTTGCAACATACCGCAATATGAAATACAGGATTTTTTAATTCATATGAAGAAATTCTTCGGGTCTCAAATTTCTCATTTTCCTTTAAGTTTACCTGAAAAATTTCAGTGGTGTTTTCGTTATTCCTTTCGTCTTCAGCCCATACTATTGAACCACTTACAGGATCCTGCCCGAAAAGAAAAACTTCAGAAAAATGTTCTTTAAGAAGGTTAACAAATTCCTCTCTGTATAATTCCTTTACATGAAATTTATTTAAAATACCTTCCTTTTCTGAAAAAAATCTTTTATCAGGAGAAGAGATTACCAGAATACCATCCCGCGAAAGAATGCGGAAAACTTCCTTTATCATTCCCACTTGGTCTTCAATATGTTCTATAACCTCAAAACTTACTACAACATCAAAGGAATTATTTTTAAATGGAATATACCCGCAACTACCTACTATAAAATTTAAGTTTTCCTTCCGGTATTTAATCTTCGTATTCTGTATAGCCTCTTTTGATAAATCCAACCCTGTTGTTAATGAGGCATTCATTGCAAGAAGGAAAGAGCCATATCCTTCCCCACATCCAAGATCTAAGATTCTCTTGCCCTCGATTAACTTCTGTGCAAAGAGATATCTGTGGAGATGTTCATAAAATATCTGGGCTCCTCCTTTGCCAGGAATAAATCTTTCACCAGTAAATTCCATTATTGTTTTTTTATCTCCTTCCACTCAAAATCTCTCTATAAGTTGCAATAATATCTTGCGGTTTTCCATCACAAACCATCTGTCCTGCGTTTAGAAGGATAGCTCTGTCGCAAAAATTCTCTACCAGATTTGAAGCATGAGATACTAATATTATAGTTTTGCCCGCTTTTTTAAAATTCTCTATCCTCTCATAGCATTTTTTTTGAAATCCCTCATCACCTACACCAAGAATTTCATCAATTATCAATATATCAGGATTAACGCTTGTTGCGATAGTAAATCCAAGCCTCATATACATCCCTGATGAAAAGTTTTTTACCGGAATGTCCATAAACTTTTTCAGTTCTGAAAACTCAACTATTTCATCATAAATGCCTTCAATCTGCTTTCTTGTAAGCCCTAAAATTGACCCGGCAAGATAAACATTCTCCATCCCTGTAAGCTCCTCATGAAATCCTGCGCCGAGCTCTAAAAGAGCAGAAACCTTTCCTCTAATTGTCGCCTTTCCTTCATCTGGGATCAATATCTTGGCAAGTATTTTAAGGAGCGTACTCTTACCAGATCCATTAACCCCAATTATCCCCAACATCTCACCCTTTTTTACCTTAAAGGTAATGTTTCTCAGAGCCCAGAACTTTTCATATCTCCTTTTCCTTCTTAAAAAACTTATTATGGTCTCCTTTAATGTGATATGCTGCTGATGATAGAGCATAAAGAAAACTCCCAGATTCTCTACAGTTATATCAATTTTCTCATTATCTATACTCATATATCCTATATCCTTTTCATCATCATTCTTTCGTTTTTCAAGAAAAAGAAGTTTCCTGCAAAAAAGATAGCCAAGGAGATAAAGAAAAGGTATGCGATAAATCCATTATGTGGAATTGGATAGTCAAGAATTATACCTCTGTAAAGTTCAATGATGGTAACCATTGGATTTAGCATATAAAAGGGTAAAAGATTCTCTGGCACCATCTGGACTGAATAAAAAACAGGTGAAGCATAAAACCATAGAGAGAGAGCAAAGCTTGTAATATATCCTATATCTTTGAAAAAAACATTGGCAGATGATAAAAACATGGCTAATCCGTATACGAGGAGGAATTGAACTAAAACCACAAAAGGTATAAAAACAAGCTTGGGGGAGGGGCTTATATTGAAGAAAAACATTATGGGGATAAAAATTAGAAGGCTTAAGATAAAATTAATAAGATGTGAAATTATCTCAACCAGAAGAAAAACCTCTCTTGGCAGGAAAACTTTTTTTATCAGATTTGCATTGATAAGGAGTGAGTTTGCAGATCTTGTCAGTGAGTCATGAAAAAATCTCCATGGAAGAATTCCTGTTAAAAGAAAAAGAGGATAATTTGCAACAGGGATTTTTACAATAACGGAAAAGATAACAATGAAAACTCCCATTGTCAGCATAGGATCAATGAGGGACCAGAAATAGCCGAGAACGGAACCCTTGTATTTTACCTTGATATCCCGGAGGACAAGATTTTTTACTAACTCAGTGTAGCTGAAAAGAAGGAAAATCCTTCCCATCTTTATACCAATCCCTTTTCTTTTAACTCGCGGGCAGCTTCTTCAAACTTGTCCTCAAAATAAGCTTCCTCAGCCCATACCATCAGTTCCTTCATACCTTTTTCAAATGATACCTTTGGTTTAAATCCGAGTGTTTTTTCTACGAAGCCGCAGTCGCTGTAGCAGTGCCTTACATCGCCCTTTCTGAATTTGTTCACTATGTTTGGCTTTATATCCTTTCCGTAATACCTCGCAAGCTCCTCGGCAACTTCTTTTATTGTTATTGGTTGCCCTGTGCCGACATTGAAGCTCTTGTAATTTGCCTCATCTTTTTCAATAGCCATGATATTTGCCCGGGCTATGTCATAGACTGATATGAAATCTCTTGTCTGCAATCCGTCTTCATAAACAACAGGCTGCTGGTCATTTTTCAACCTGCTCATAAAGATTGCAGTAACTCCTGTATAGGGATTTGACAGGGATTGCCTTGGTCCGTAGACATTGAAATAGCGAAGGGCTACACAGGATATGTTGTATGTTTTCCCAATGTTTAAAACCATATCCTCCTGCATCTTTTTTGTTAGCGCATAGATTGAATTACACTGCTGGAATTTTCCCTCATCTGTTGGAACCGGCTTTAAAAGCCCTTTACACTTTGAACAGAAAAGCTCCCATTCCCCGCTTGAAACCTGCTCTTCTGCGCGAAGTGGCGGATTGACTGTGCCGCACTTTTTGCAACTGTAATTTCCCTCACCATAGCTGCTCATTGATGCGGCAACAGTCATTTTCTCGATGCTGTTTTTAGTATTTACTATGATGTCAAGAAGGTTTGATGTTCCCATCACGTTTGTTTCTACATAGTAATTGATTTTATACTGCGACTGCCCAACCCCAACGACTGCTGCGTGGTGGGAAACAATATTTATTCCCTTTAAAGCCTTTTTGAGCTCATCATAGTTTCTCACATCCCCTTTTATGAATTCAGCATCCTTGTTTAAATGCTCAGGGATTTTTCCATCCGGGTGGACCTGAGGGTCAAGACAGTCAAAGATGCGCACATCATATCCCCTTCTTACAAGTTCGTCCACTATGAACGAGCCTATGAATCCCGCTCCACCCGTAACAAGGACTTTTTTTGCCATTTCTGATTCCTCTCAAATCCCCCCATTCCCCCTTTACAAAAGGGGGGTAAGAGGGGACTTATCATTATTTTCAAAAATTAACATCTCTTTTAGCTCTGTGTCAAGAGAAAGGAAGGGAGGGATATAAAGGTGGCTACATTTTGTTTTTCAATGTTCTGTTTAGAAGGAATGTCAGAGGAGCGATTGCGAGGTTCAAAAGGCAGAGGAGGAAGAAGACGTCTGAGAAGGCAAGCATCATTGCCTGGCGCTGCATGAAATTGTAGGTCATCTGCAAGCCTGTTTCTATCTGGTACATTCCAGCATAGAAGCTGTGTTTTATCATCTCATTAATATTTGAAAGACCTGAAAGAAAGGCAGGGTCATAAGGGGTGAGCTTTTCAACAAGCCTTGACTGATGAAACTGGGTGCGCTGTGAGAGCACAGCCACTACAAAGGCAGTGCCAAAGCTTCCCCCGAGATTTCTGACGAGATTAAAAATCCCTGTAGCGTTTCCCATTTCCTGTTTTGGTATTGTGCTCATTGTTGCTGTCAGAAGCGGCACAAAGAAAAAGGCAACCCCAACTCCCTGCACAATCCTTGGGATGATGATGTTTGTAAATCCTGCTTCAAGGTTTAAGTTTGACATCATGTATATTGAATAACTGCTGACAAGGAATCCTGTAAAAAGGATTTTCCTTGCATCTATGTATTTAAGGAGTATTCCTGCGAGAGGCATAAATATAAGAATGGTTATGCCTCCGGGTCCCAATACCAGTCCTGCAAGTGTCGCAGTATATCCCATCAAGTTTTGCAGAAACATGGGATAAAGGACAATGCTTGAGAACATGCTGAAGAAGCCCAGAAACATCATGAGGTTTCCGCTTGCAAATGATATATCCTTTAAAACCCTTAAGTTGACTACAGGATTTTTAACAAAGAATAATTCTGTAATGACAAAGACTATGAGGCTGAGACTTGCGATTATGCTGAGAGAGATGATGAAATTTGATGTAAACCAGTCCTCCCTTTCACCCTTATCAAGCACTATCTGAAGGCATCCAAGCCCTAAAGCGAGGAATCCAAGCCCGAAGTAGTCAATCTTCCCG
Encoded proteins:
- a CDS encoding nucleoside-diphosphate-sugar epimerase; protein product: MAKKVLVTGGAGFIGSFIVDELVRRGYDVRIFDCLDPQVHPDGKIPEHLNKDAEFIKGDVRNYDELKKALKGINIVSHHAAVVGVGQSQYKINYYVETNVMGTSNLLDIIVNTKNSIEKMTVAASMSSYGEGNYSCKKCGTVNPPLRAEEQVSSGEWELFCSKCKGLLKPVPTDEGKFQQCNSIYALTKKMQEDMVLNIGKTYNISCVALRYFNVYGPRQSLSNPYTGVTAIFMSRLKNDQQPVVYEDGLQTRDFISVYDIARANIMAIEKDEANYKSFNVGTGQPITIKEVAEELARYYGKDIKPNIVNKFRKGDVRHCYSDCGFVEKTLGFKPKVSFEKGMKELMVWAEEAYFEDKFEEAARELKEKGLV
- a CDS encoding EmrB/QacA family drug resistance transporter, with amino-acid sequence MTTKHVNKWIVAFTVIIPTFIEVMDTSVANVSLNHIRGSFSATLDEATWVLTSYLVSNAIILPITGWLSSILGRKRFLIFCITLFALSSFLCGISPNLKSLVFFRIMQGLGGGALQPLSQAILLETFPVAEHGMAMAAYGVGVVIAPIIGPLVGGWITDNLTWRWIFYINIPICIFSVIMTMFFIYDPPYLRKARGKIDYFGLGFLALGLGCLQIVLDKGEREDWFTSNFIISLSIIASLSLIVFVITELFFVKNPVVNLRVLKDISFASGNLMMFLGFFSMFSSIVLYPMFLQNLMGYTATLAGLVLGPGGITILIFMPLAGILLKYIDARKILFTGFLVSSYSIYMMSNLNLEAGFTNIIIPRIVQGVGVAFFFVPLLTATMSTIPKQEMGNATGIFNLVRNLGGSFGTAFVVAVLSQRTQFHQSRLVEKLTPYDPAFLSGLSNINEMIKHSFYAGMYQIETGLQMTYNFMQRQAMMLAFSDVFFLLCLLNLAIAPLTFLLNRTLKNKM